Sequence from the Puntigrus tetrazona isolate hp1 chromosome 11, ASM1883169v1, whole genome shotgun sequence genome:
CGCGCACAGACATGGACACCAGCTGCTGGTCGGAGAAGCGGCTCTCCGCGCGCTCGCCGCGTCTGTGGTGCGTCTGCTGGTGGACGTTGTGCGACTTCAGGTGCGTCGCGCCTTGAGGGGCGCAGTCGAGGTGCTGCATTAACTGATCCACGCTTTTGCCGTGCGCGAAGTCGGGATTGTGGCCGAGTTCGGTGTACTGCTGCTGATGGTACTGATGCACGTTTGGCGCGTGGAACTGACCGATGCTCCGGTATCCATGCTCCATCTCTGCCTGGTGGAGCTGAGACGGGTGCGCGTGCATGAGATTGGCGCTCAAGGCTTCCCGCACATCCTCGGGTGTCAGTTCAAGGCAGTGTGGGTCCGCGTGCTGCGGATAAGCCCCCGTGCTCAGGGTCCAGTAGAGGTCTTCAGCACCGCTCCTCTGTCCGCTTGGGCTGAAGCTCGGGGATGAAGGCACGGAGCTGCACGGGGTGCTCATGGGTGTGCTGGACACGGAGCCCGGCACGTGCACACCGCACTGCTGGATAAAAGAGCGGTCCGGTCCCAAAGCTGCAGTCTCCTTTTTCACATCAAACCTCATGTCAAAGTCACCGTAGTCCAAATTCAGCTGATGCTGCTCCGCCGTCATGATTTCTGCTGATGTTTCGATGAAGTGAGCAACTTGTTACTGCGTTTTAGGTAGCATTAATGTTCTCAAAACACGGTTCCGCCGCGTAGGAAATCGAGGTGAAAGTCAAGACAGATCTTTTGGCCCCCCTCCTAAACGTTTGCAAGTCGCTCTTTGGTTTCAGATGGTCTCTCAGAGAACAGCGCAGGATGTAGCTGTGTTGAATAGAAAGTAAATCACGCAGCTTTAAAAGCAGCCGCGCAGCGAGGCCACGCCCTCTTTCCTATCACAGCTGTCACTCTCCCCAAAACACGTCCAAGATACGTTTAGCAGCCTACTCCAAATTAAAAGAAAGTTGCATTTTGTATAGCCTAACGACAAGTGAACCTATTAATGAAaggttttattaaacaaaatcaaatgaccactttttatattttcagctcaCCACGACATGGTTGATTTTGTGAGGGTTTGTCAGTaccatattgtttttttgttgttgttgttgttgtttttttaataagcagTCCGTAAATTGAAGACGAACATGCTACTATCACAACAGCACATAATTCAGCATGAAGATCACCGACAGAGACAAACATTAAAGGATGCACTTTTGTGACTCTTATGTCACATTCCCTAATTGCCGTAATAAATCTGAGCTATTAAAGCCTGAATGTCATTGTAAAATGCACCGATACTCACAGGTGGTGCAAAGGATGTCCACATGATCACTTAAAGTTGGCCTCTCTAGCAACTGCGACCAACAATAATAAAGATAAGACCTGCAGGGTAGCACATGACTTTAAAATAAGgctttaactaaataaaatactataagtaattaacaaaaaaacaacaaagaaacacatgagcaaattttttttttttttttttttttttttttttaactaaataaactaaaaactcCACAGCTGcagttttacatgtttttaattttggggaGAAATTTAAccatgacatatatatatatatatatatatatatatatatatatatatatatatatatatatatatatatatggctagAATTCTCAGAAATAAGACCGCATAACTGTActgtttaactttaaaatagtATCTGGACCATAGACTAAAACTAAGTGGTCCTCTGTAATCTCATCTGGTATAACTGTGCATGTTTCTCAGCTAACTCTTTTACTGACACCATGTGGCCATTATGTGAAGCTGCTGATATGTTTTCTGGTTTCCCACACGGTAGGTAATTCTTACATTAACAAACGAACAGTTAAGACAGCATCAGCCCAACTACCGTTAAATCAGTTGCCAATAAAGTATTGGATGTAAAGTCACCCCAAACCTGGAACAACGTTCAAATCAATGTAACAAATAGCATGCAGAGAGGgaattatatttgtatacacAACATTCACAGTATCGAAGAACTGGTGCCTCGATCCCCTGAATATTTAGTAAACAAAAAAGCACCATTAAAGCGAAGGAAACAAATGCACGGAAGCAGAGACTTGACAGAACAGCCATGGAGCTACTGGGAAACATTCAATGTACAATGATGACAAGACACCAAAAGGCTGAGGTAATGATTGCCGGAGAGCAGCTAAGGTAACGTTACGcgacatcaatcaatcaaccaatcacttttatttaaacagcGCTTTAAACAATACAGAGTGTTTCAAAGCACTAAACGGTATCAGATAGCGGAATAGAATGATACTAATGTGTAATGATAAGATTAGGcagatcattttttattaaatgcagagactgtctgcgtaatcaaatcgacgataatcgctagaaattaaatGTCTCCAACTAAGCAAGGAAAAACCACTTCCGggacagaaagaaggaaagaaaccAGGCTCGGTTAGACACAGGATTTACATAAATCTCACCATATCTCaagactttatatttttaattatccgTTACATATTGAACCATTTTTCTCAATGTTGGCATAATAATGGTTGCTCATAGAACTATCATGATTTTGAAGAATGCGGCTACAAGACAGCAAGTTGATCAAGGACCGCAGGCACCATTTGCGAACGTACCCAAACTGTTTTGTGGCTCAGGAGGTTATTGACTGGCTGATTGCTCATAAAGAGGTGCCTGATCGAGAGACTGCGGTCCAGCTCATGCAGCACCTCATGGACCATGATATCATTCATCACGGTACAATATTGTTTACTGTACACCAAGTACAAAGCCAATGATACGACAAGGTCACGTCTGTTTTCCTTCTCTGTTGACTCATAGTAGGACCCATTTATTCCACTCTTAATGTTTAAGAAGACAGAATGTATGCTTTACTATCTTTTCATCTTTATAGTGTGTGATAAGTGGCCCGTGTTTAAAGACGACCAATACTTGTACAGATTTAGAAAGGATGATGGCACATTTCCTTTCAACATAGAGGTTAAGATCTTCATGCGTGGACAGaggctgtatgaacagtaagatatttttttaggaagtgtaaaaatgttcatttggtAGGCTTTGAAGTAAAAGCATTAAGAAtgttattattagaatttaatatttgtctACAATTGTTGTCTAGGGCTCTTTAAGCTACTTTGCCCAAAGACtttaagcacatttttatatatttaaaagaacttCCATTTTCCACAAAACTCCTGTGTTTGATATTGCTAGTAATTATGAATATCTGCTGAACAGTAAATCATTATTGCCATCATCTTTGTCATCACAAGAAGAAGTCACATTTTTGAATATGtaaaacagttatattaaataatttcacaatattactgtttttgtactttaataAATGTGGCCTTTCAAAAACGGCCATTTTAACGAacccaaaacctttaaatggtAGTACATTAAGAAATATAGTAATTAACATTgatctatatttaataaacgctgcaaaagtattttcattatttgtctCTTTCAGACGGGATTTTCAAAACACATCTGTTGCTTTTTACAGTTTGATTACAAGCAAAGACCCCATCTTACAGCCGAGACAGGAAAAGGGAGTGGCTTATGAACGTTCTTTCCCTGGTTACATGTTAATTGATTGGCTGCTACAGAACGGTGAAATAGAGAGTCGACGGCAAGGACTGGATCTCTGTAAGGCCCTGCTAGAGCATGGCATCATACAGCATGGTAAGAACAATAACTATCACCTAGAGTGTTTTATTTCCACATTAACCAGCTAAATGCACTGCCTGTTAGGTTAATCTAATGCATCATACCTGCGTATAGGACGATGATCTCTTGAAGAAATGTTACACCTGCTGTGATTTCGCTCTTCATGCTTTGCCTTGCTGAAACAGTCCACTCTTCATTTCACTCTGCAGTCTCTCTGAAGCACCACTTCTTTGACAGCGGGCTGCTGTATCAATTCTGCATTAACTTTCGCCGGCGGCGCCGTCTTTCTGAACTGTTGCACGAGACAGAGAACGAAGAGGTTGAATGCATAACAGAGCAAAGCCAAGAAGACCAGCCTGACAGTCCCTTTACAGTACACAAAACATCTCCACTTGAAGGCAACAGTGACTTCTCATCTGAGAGTAAAATCACTACGAATGCTACAAATGtatttcagtgctttgatacggAGTGTTAGAGCTTGAGAGGTGGTGCAAACGGCCCAATTTAACCAGAGGGAGTTTTAGCGCTCTAATTGCCTGGTCAACCTCTCTGGAGTAACGAAAGCAATATGAAGTTAagtgccttgctcaagggcacaGCTGGGATATCACTTCATAATGAGCTCAGTAACTCTCCATTTTTGTGGACACCCATACATGTAACCTTTGTGTCAGCAACCCAGCTCCTTAACCTAGGGtttctcattattttattttacactaaaGGCTCCTTTTCATAAGCCCAAACTACTCGATGGACCCCTTGACGCATGACAAAATCTAATAAAGACTACCTGTTAGGCCAACACAACCATTTGAGCaaattacttatatatttttgaaattacTAAGATAATTGAATGGGGTCggtgtataatttatttgaaaaataactttattcaagtTGAagcaaaagtgaaagtaaaaggAGCAACGTTTTCAATAGAGAGAAATATTACTTGAAGACTCAATCAGCAAGATTAGAATAGATTCTAAAGGATCATGCAACACACAAATAATAGGCTAATAGCTGCTTAAAATTCATCTTTGCTCtcaaaatttataaaattagtGCTCTCAAGAGATTAACcgtatctaaaataaaatgtttgcataatatatatgtgtgtgtactgcgtatatttattatgtacatataaagacaaacacatacagtatatatcttgaaaatatttatatgtacgtAGTTATATTCTTCTATaaatttatagttatatataaatatattccatATACAAAGATAacatttctctctcactctttctctctctatacagacacacacacacaaatttgtatttatttatttgtattatgtaaacaaaatcttttatttcagaCGCGGttcatcatttgacagcacaaactaaaattaaaaagttattttaaattgggctaattttattgtgtattctattgaataaatgcagccttggtgagcgtaAGTGCATAAATCAAGTTTGAAAGACTATTGTAGATCATTgtataaacttttaaatgtgtatagACTTTTCTAATTTCAGTTCAGCCTATTTTGGATGAACAATGTGGAAGTGTGACCCACCAGCAGCAGAGTTCACGTGGATACCCACTGACGGCTTCTCTCACTGCTGCCCTTGCAGTGCGATGCAATCCCACATCAGGTTATAGGACGGcgtttgcatgtttttaaaatctattacaGATATAACTCTTAAATTCCAAGTAATCTATCAGTTTTCAAATTGTAAGCATAAAATGTGCGTGTATTATTTCCGACAGTGCTGAAAAGATATGTAACCTGTGAGGAGCTGTTATCTCCAGGTGCTCCTTATGTAAAAAGAGTTCTTACGGTAAGACTTGCATACATCACGCTTAGCTGGCCATGAAAAGAACATTGAACTACAGTTTGTTTATGTGAGTTTTATAATTAAAGATCCTCGGTGATGCCCTAGGCTGGGGCTTTGTAGTACGCGGAAAATCACCTTGTTATGTTCAGGCTGTGGATCCTGCAAGCCCTGCTGCGGCAGCAGGAATTAAGGTGATCATAAcacgtaaacaaaaacacagatgcttACGCAATAAAAATTTTGAATCCATCATCAGctggtctctttttttttttttttttcctttttttgcttAGGTTCGCCAGTTTGTGTGCCAAGTAAATGGACGAAGTGTGCTTCATCTGGACTATCGCACTCTTTCAAAGCTGGTGATGACTGGACCCCGTGTTGTTACTTTGGAAGTCATGGAACCACTGGATTAATtcaggagatatatatatatatatatatatatatatatattatatatatatatatattcacaccaATTGAATACCATGGTTTTCTTTATCaggacatataaaaaaataacaggtTATTTCCAGGtcttaaaatgtagaaaataaaacctttgaacaACATGACATATTGCACCGTGTCATTGTTTAACAAAGTAAAGCCAAAAAGGAAAAGCTATGGGTAACAAAATTAGGACATCCTCATCAAATACCTTAACTGATCATCAGCAAGTGTGAATacctatataaaaacaaatgttacaaTGACAAGGAGGAATGATCTTAGAGAAGCAATTGTTGCTGCCTTTAGTCTGGAACTAGTCCACCATTCTGCAGTGAGAAAGCTTATTAAgtggaaaacattaaaaacagacaCCCATCCTCCCAATTAGTGTGCATCCCAGCAAATTTGTTCCAAGATCAGACCATGTAACACTTAGAGAAATGCCAGACAACCCAAGAACTTCACAGCAGACTCTACAGACCTCAGTTAACgttaaaatgaaacatgaaaagCTAAAATTTATGACAGTACAGTTAGAAAAAAACGAGACAAGCTAAACATTCTGACTGAAATTGTGTGGTGAGAGTTGTTCATAAACAAATGCCATCAAATTACAATAAACCGGAGCAATGTTGTAAAGAAGAGCAGGCCAAAATTCATCCAGAATGATGTGAGAGACTGAGGAAATCATACAGAAAATGATTAGTTCAAATTATTACTGCTAAAAAGTGGATCTACAGGCAATTAAATCATAGGGTGTCCTCCTAActttttgttaatcaaataaTGACGTGTggtgatattttttaattttatgactTTCCAAGGAtaacatcattttttattatctcCTGAGTCAGAAAACCATGGATGGAATTCAAAAGGGCACCCTAAATTGTTCACATGACTATATAGCATAGTAGGTGAAGgatgtgtaatattttttctcaaTATCATATCTCATTTTTCTCATACCATGTACCATGCACAACACAGTCAATATGTAATGCacattttgtcagtaaagccggttctgTAATGAGTGATTTTGTGATTTCACACCGAGCAGCATTTACACAGAACCTTTGTTCACTGACTTGTGTCATTTTGGTGCCTTTAATCTTGAATTTGTAAAGTGGACATAATGTTTCCCATGTgaccaaaatatattaaacttgTTCTCATCACTAAAGTGAACTTTGGATCAGTTCTTCTTTCTCCACACAACTTGCTCCTCAGCAAACGTTAGCCTagcctttttgtttgtttttttttgtcctggtGAGAGACTTTGTAACAGCAGACAGCTTTTTCAGTATGACATGCTGAGACAGATTCATACTAAACTGTTCATTGCTAAACTGGCACAAGAAATTCCAGCTGCggttttgaatttatttcaagAGTCTGAAttcaattcattaatttaaaatactgctTCAAAACACCCAGTCCTGTTAGGATAAAGAGATAGTTTACCcccaaattaaaattctgtcatcatttacttacccttgagtagttcaaatctgtatgaatttctttgttgtgccaaacacaaatgaagatattttgaacaaagtttgtaaccaggccaTTTTGATTCACTATTGACTTCCactgtaggaaaaaaaatataatggaagtcaatggtgccCCAGAACTGCTCTGTTTAGcagaacaaatacatttatactggTTTGGATAGttaatacagcattttttaaatgataaactcACCCtcattcatttatgttaattttggACTGGCATACATACGACAGCATAGTACTTGTCACTTAACACTACCATCGGCACGGGACCGGATCTTAATCACTAAAACAATTTCATAATCTCAATTTATGTGTAAACCAAAACGAACAAAACTAATGCAAGAACATAAGCTGCACTTCATTCACGAATCGACAACTTAAACTTACTTTGTACTTGTGTGGCTGTGATGAATCTTCCCCAGACATCAGTGTGGCCCCTTTTGAActttacacaaatatatgtCATTTCCGCTTGCAACCGTCGGCCATTTTGAACAGGCTTGGCTGGTATGTGGAACGGAACAgtctcaaagaaaaaaaagtctgttctCTGCCCCGTGTTTGTACTGAATTGACACAGCAGTCTGTCCAAATCGTAAATTAAAGAACAAGTTCATGAGGTCGACAGAAACTGTCCAGTAGCCCGTGTTAATCCAGTTGATGACACATGGTGCGGATTCTCAGGATGAGTTGCCGAAATCCACCGGCGGCGGCAGCGGCGCGAAGGACTGCAGCATCTGCCGAATAAACCACAATCTGTCTCTGTCCTCTCACCCTAACTCTTCATTTAGTCTGAAAGCAAAGCGCTTGAAGGGAATTCCATGCGAGACCGTGAAGTAAAGCAGGTAATGTGTCAGTATAAACgtctgcttttctttctt
This genomic interval carries:
- the si:dkeyp-97e7.9 gene encoding DEP domain-containing mTOR-interacting protein isoform X3: MRLQDSKLIKDRRHHLRTYPNCFVAQEVIDWLIAHKEVPDRETAVQLMQHLMDHDIIHHVCDKWPVFKDDQYLYRFRKDDGTFPFNIEVKIFMRGQRLYEQRDFQNTSVAFYSLITSKDPILQPRQEKGVAYERSFPGYMLIDWLLQNGEIESRRQGLDLCKALLEHGIIQHVSLKHHFFDSGLLYQFCINFRRRRRLSELLHETENEEVECITEQSQEDQPDSPFTVHKTSPLEGNSDFSSEIQPILDEQCGSVTHQQQSSRGYPLTASLTAALAVRCNPTSVLKRYVTCEELLSPGAPYVKRVLTILGDALGWGFVVRGKSPCYVQAVDPASPAAAAGIKVRQFVCQVNGRSVLHLDYRTLSKLVMTGPRVVTLEVMEPLD
- the si:dkeyp-97e7.9 gene encoding DEP domain-containing mTOR-interacting protein isoform X2, encoding MELLGNIQCTMMTRHQKAEVMIAGEQLRMRLQDSKLIKDRRHHLRTYPNCFVAQEVIDWLIAHKEVPDRETAVQLMQHLMDHDIIHHVCDKWPVFKDDQYLYRFRKDDGTFPFNIEVKIFMRGQRLYEHLITSKDPILQPRQEKGVAYERSFPGYMLIDWLLQNGEIESRRQGLDLCKALLEHGIIQHVSLKHHFFDSGLLYQFCINFRRRRRLSELLHETENEEVECITEQSQEDQPDSPFTVHKTSPLEGNSDFSSEIQPILDEQCGSVTHQQQSSRGYPLTASLTAALAVRCNPTSVLKRYVTCEELLSPGAPYVKRVLTILGDALGWGFVVRGKSPCYVQAVDPASPAAAAGIKVRQFVCQVNGRSVLHLDYRTLSKLVMTGPRVVTLEVMEPLD
- the si:dkeyp-97e7.9 gene encoding DEP domain-containing mTOR-interacting protein isoform X4 — encoded protein: MIRQVCDKWPVFKDDQYLYRFRKDDGTFPFNIEVKIFMRGQRLYEQRDFQNTSVAFYSLITSKDPILQPRQEKGVAYERSFPGYMLIDWLLQNGEIESRRQGLDLCKALLEHGIIQHVSLKHHFFDSGLLYQFCINFRRRRRLSELLHETENEEVECITEQSQEDQPDSPFTVHKTSPLEGNSDFSSEIQPILDEQCGSVTHQQQSSRGYPLTASLTAALAVRCNPTSVLKRYVTCEELLSPGAPYVKRVLTILGDALGWGFVVRGKSPCYVQAVDPASPAAAAGIKVRQFVCQVNGRSVLHLDYRTLSKLVMTGPRVVTLEVMEPLD
- the si:dkeyp-97e7.9 gene encoding DEP domain-containing mTOR-interacting protein isoform X1, translated to MELLGNIQCTMMTRHQKAEVMIAGEQLRMRLQDSKLIKDRRHHLRTYPNCFVAQEVIDWLIAHKEVPDRETAVQLMQHLMDHDIIHHVCDKWPVFKDDQYLYRFRKDDGTFPFNIEVKIFMRGQRLYEQRDFQNTSVAFYSLITSKDPILQPRQEKGVAYERSFPGYMLIDWLLQNGEIESRRQGLDLCKALLEHGIIQHVSLKHHFFDSGLLYQFCINFRRRRRLSELLHETENEEVECITEQSQEDQPDSPFTVHKTSPLEGNSDFSSEIQPILDEQCGSVTHQQQSSRGYPLTASLTAALAVRCNPTSVLKRYVTCEELLSPGAPYVKRVLTILGDALGWGFVVRGKSPCYVQAVDPASPAAAAGIKVRQFVCQVNGRSVLHLDYRTLSKLVMTGPRVVTLEVMEPLD
- the mafbb gene encoding v-maf avian musculoaponeurotic fibrosarcoma oncogene homolog Bb; its protein translation is MTAEQHQLNLDYGDFDMRFDVKKETAALGPDRSFIQQCGVHVPGSVSSTPMSTPCSSVPSSPSFSPSGQRSGAEDLYWTLSTGAYPQHADPHCLELTPEDVREALSANLMHAHPSQLHQAEMEHGYRSIGQFHAPNVHQYHQQQYTELGHNPDFAHGKSVDQLMQHLDCAPQGATHLKSHNVHQQTHHRRGERAESRFSDQQLVSMSVRELNRHLRGMSKDDIIRLKQKRRTLKNRGYAQSCRHKRVQQKHILENEKTSLATQVEQLKHELSRLVRERDAYKLKCERLVVGMNCQSNGPHCENPSSPEFLR